A window of Candidatus Bathyarchaeota archaeon contains these coding sequences:
- a CDS encoding glutamate synthase-related protein, translating into MKTYVIPEYLVERDPRRCIRCKVCVNQCTYETHCYDPESDTIVSKDSTCVNCQRCVTMCPTNAITVKKNPNANRENANWTVEAIRDLKKASESGAVQITGMGNDKPAFNYWDRILLNASQVTNPSIDPLREPMEIRTYLGSKPDHIEIDYKDGVPELKTQLTPQLRLDTPIMFSAMSYGAISLNVHTALARAASECGTYYNTGEGGLDQSLYQYGDHTIVQVASGRFGVHPKYLDSGAAVEIKIGQGAKPGIGGHLPGEKVTEPVAKTRMIPTGTDALSPYPQHDIYSIEDLRQLIYALKEATNYTKPVSVKVAAVHNIAAIASGIVRAGADIVAMDGVRGATGAAPKVIRDNVGIPIELALAQVDQRLRDEGIRNQASIVAAGGFRSASDVFKAIALGADAVYIGTAALVAIGCTVCQRCFTGKCPWGITTSDPWIGKRVNPDIATKRLVNLLQSWSLEIKDMMGGMGINAIESLRGNRLALRGVGLSDQELKILGLKMAGE; encoded by the coding sequence ATGAAAACTTACGTAATCCCCGAATACCTCGTTGAACGTGATCCAAGACGGTGCATACGTTGCAAAGTCTGCGTTAACCAATGCACCTACGAAACGCACTGCTACGACCCCGAATCCGATACCATAGTTAGCAAAGACTCCACCTGCGTCAACTGCCAACGCTGCGTAACCATGTGCCCCACAAACGCCATAACCGTCAAAAAGAACCCCAACGCCAACCGCGAAAACGCCAACTGGACCGTGGAAGCCATCCGCGATCTCAAGAAAGCCTCCGAAAGCGGCGCAGTCCAAATTACCGGTATGGGCAACGACAAACCAGCCTTCAACTACTGGGACCGTATCCTCCTAAACGCCAGCCAAGTCACCAACCCCTCCATCGACCCCTTGCGTGAACCCATGGAAATCCGAACCTATCTGGGAAGCAAACCCGACCACATAGAAATCGACTACAAAGACGGCGTACCCGAACTCAAAACCCAACTCACACCACAACTCCGCCTCGACACCCCAATAATGTTCTCCGCCATGTCATATGGCGCCATCAGCCTAAACGTCCATACTGCACTCGCACGGGCAGCCTCAGAATGCGGCACCTACTACAACACGGGCGAAGGCGGCTTAGACCAGAGCCTCTACCAATACGGCGACCACACCATCGTGCAGGTTGCGTCAGGCAGATTCGGTGTCCACCCTAAATATCTAGACTCAGGTGCAGCTGTCGAAATCAAAATCGGGCAGGGCGCAAAACCAGGCATCGGCGGTCACTTGCCCGGAGAAAAAGTCACCGAACCAGTTGCCAAAACCCGAATGATCCCTACAGGAACTGACGCGTTGTCCCCCTATCCGCAGCACGACATCTACTCTATCGAAGACCTCCGCCAACTCATCTACGCATTAAAAGAAGCCACCAACTACACCAAACCTGTCTCAGTCAAAGTTGCAGCAGTCCACAACATAGCAGCCATCGCAAGCGGCATCGTCCGCGCAGGCGCAGACATAGTCGCCATGGACGGCGTCCGCGGCGCAACAGGCGCAGCACCAAAAGTCATCCGAGACAACGTCGGCATACCCATCGAACTCGCCTTAGCACAAGTTGACCAGCGGCTCCGAGACGAAGGCATACGCAACCAAGCCTCCATCGTAGCTGCAGGCGGCTTTAGAAGCGCCTCAGACGTTTTCAAAGCCATCGCCTTAGGCGCAGATGCAGTTTACATCGGTACAGCGGCCCTCGTCGCCATCGGCTGCACAGTCTGCCAACGATGCTTCACAGGCAAATGTCCTTGGGGCATCACCACAAGCGACCCCTGGATTGGCAAACGTGTCAACCCCGACATCGCCACAAAGCGGCTAGTCAATTTGCTGCAGAGTTGGAGCTTAGAAATCAAAGACATGATGGGCGGCATGGGCATAAACGCCATCGAAAGCCTCCGAGGCAACAGATTGGCACTGCGCGGGGTTGGCTTATCAGATCAAGAGCTCAAAATTTTGGGCTTAAAAATGGCAGGAGAATAA
- a CDS encoding glutamine amidotransferase family protein: MDEYDRKIMNPYGDDKDFAACGIFAMMNTNGDRFGSKDPVRAMANMHDRGNGLGGGFAVYGIYPQFKDYYAFHVMYLSREAKEKTDRILASRFEIIYDEEMQTKPANVRDPPVVWRYFAAPKKNRPERQSEEDYVIEAIMRVNTETGKAFVFSSGKDMGVFKGVGFPEDVAEFFCLEDYQGYLWSCHSRFPTNTPGWWGGAHPFNILDWTVVHNGELSSYGINRRYLEMFGYKCTMQTDTEVLAYAVDLLMRRQHLPVELVAQVLAAPLWDEIDQMEPKKANLLRALRQTYGSLLMNGPFGIVIAHHGEMIGLGDRIKLRPMVAGSRGDFQFISSEEAAMRLVSPQLDKFWAPRGGEPVICRLKNMKGVQ, translated from the coding sequence ATGGACGAGTACGACAGAAAAATTATGAACCCATACGGCGACGATAAAGACTTCGCAGCCTGCGGCATATTCGCCATGATGAACACTAACGGCGACCGCTTCGGCAGCAAAGACCCTGTTCGCGCCATGGCAAACATGCATGATCGTGGTAACGGTTTAGGTGGCGGATTCGCAGTCTACGGCATCTACCCGCAATTCAAAGATTACTACGCATTCCACGTCATGTACCTCAGTAGAGAGGCTAAAGAAAAAACAGACCGCATCCTAGCTTCCAGATTCGAAATCATCTACGACGAAGAGATGCAGACCAAACCCGCAAACGTACGCGACCCCCCCGTGGTTTGGCGCTACTTCGCGGCACCCAAAAAGAACCGCCCCGAAAGACAATCAGAAGAAGACTACGTAATCGAAGCTATAATGCGCGTTAACACCGAAACAGGCAAAGCATTCGTGTTTAGCAGCGGCAAAGACATGGGCGTCTTTAAAGGCGTCGGCTTCCCCGAAGATGTAGCAGAATTCTTTTGCCTCGAAGACTACCAAGGTTACCTCTGGAGCTGCCATAGCCGTTTCCCAACCAACACACCTGGCTGGTGGGGCGGAGCACACCCATTCAACATCCTCGACTGGACAGTAGTCCACAACGGTGAACTCTCCAGTTACGGCATAAACCGCCGCTACCTCGAAATGTTCGGTTACAAATGCACTATGCAAACAGACACTGAGGTGCTCGCGTACGCAGTGGACTTGCTCATGCGGCGGCAGCATCTGCCTGTGGAGTTGGTTGCCCAAGTACTGGCGGCGCCGCTCTGGGATGAAATAGACCAGATGGAACCCAAAAAAGCCAACTTGCTACGAGCGCTCCGACAAACATACGGCAGTCTCTTAATGAACGGCCCCTTCGGCATAGTCATCGCCCACCACGGCGAAATGATTGGGTTGGGTGACCGCATCAAACTGCGACCCATGGTTGCCGGTAGCCGAGGCGACTTCCAGTTTATTTCCTCAGAGGAGGCTGCGATGCGGCTTGTTTCGCCTCAGCTTGATAAGTTCTGGGCGCCACGCGGCGGCGAGCCTGTCATTTGTAGACTGAAAAACATGAAAGGTGTACAGTAA
- a CDS encoding FAD-dependent oxidoreductase: MAKYVIIGASAAGIGAVEAIREIDQEGTITVISDEACPQYSRPMISDFVSGKADFNKMKCREDEFWKQLKAEPVLGKKATALNLAEKTVTLESGEKVSYEKLLLATGGKPFVPKMEGQEKDGVFTFTTIADAERLAAKIDAIKAKSAVVIGAGLIGLSVTEALTKRGLKVTMVELQDKILSLLLDPKASEMVESVVKAAGVNIVTGQSVQKIIGKPDNEAAVGGVVLTKGDTVPCDLVIVAIGVIPRTELVAGTAIKVNRGIVVDSTMQTNVPDVYASGDVAEAYDFVLGQNRLLPLWPLAMQGGHVAGYNMAGQKATYEGGTNMSSLKYFGIPIVSIGLANPKDDPTVEVLVQSDFERKVYKKLVLRNNVIVGMTMVNCIERAGVIFYLLKNGINVKKFKDQLLAESFCLATLPASLQKKMNVVQ; encoded by the coding sequence ATGGCAAAATACGTCATCATCGGGGCTTCCGCTGCAGGTATAGGCGCAGTTGAAGCCATACGCGAAATCGACCAAGAAGGCACAATTACAGTTATCTCAGATGAGGCTTGCCCGCAGTACAGTCGCCCCATGATCAGTGACTTCGTAAGCGGCAAAGCAGACTTTAACAAAATGAAGTGCCGCGAGGACGAGTTCTGGAAACAACTCAAAGCCGAACCAGTATTGGGCAAAAAAGCCACGGCACTCAACCTCGCTGAAAAAACTGTGACACTGGAAAGTGGCGAAAAAGTTTCCTACGAAAAACTCCTCTTAGCCACAGGCGGCAAGCCTTTCGTTCCCAAGATGGAGGGACAGGAAAAAGATGGTGTATTCACCTTCACCACCATAGCCGACGCCGAGCGTCTTGCGGCCAAAATCGACGCCATAAAAGCCAAATCGGCAGTTGTAATCGGCGCAGGTTTAATCGGCTTAAGCGTTACCGAAGCACTAACAAAACGCGGTCTAAAAGTTACGATGGTTGAGTTACAGGACAAAATCCTCAGCTTGCTCTTGGATCCTAAAGCCTCCGAGATGGTTGAGAGTGTCGTGAAAGCGGCAGGAGTCAACATCGTTACTGGTCAGTCTGTGCAGAAAATCATCGGCAAACCCGACAACGAAGCTGCAGTCGGCGGCGTAGTCCTCACAAAAGGCGACACCGTTCCATGCGACTTAGTTATCGTTGCCATCGGCGTTATCCCCCGAACAGAACTTGTTGCTGGCACAGCGATAAAAGTTAACCGCGGTATAGTGGTGGATAGCACGATGCAAACCAATGTACCTGACGTTTACGCCAGCGGTGATGTTGCTGAAGCATACGACTTCGTATTGGGCCAAAACCGTCTGTTACCTCTTTGGCCTCTGGCGATGCAAGGCGGTCACGTTGCAGGTTACAACATGGCAGGGCAAAAAGCAACATACGAAGGCGGAACAAACATGAGCAGCCTAAAATACTTCGGTATACCCATCGTCTCCATAGGTTTAGCTAACCCCAAAGATGACCCGACCGTTGAGGTGCTTGTGCAAAGTGACTTCGAACGCAAAGTCTACAAAAAGCTGGTCTTGCGCAACAATGTCATCGTTGGCATGACGATGGTTAACTGTATCGAGCGGGCAGGAGTCATATTCTACCTCCTCAAAAACGGCATAAACGTAAAGAAATTCAAAGACCAACTGCTCGCCGAGAGCTTCTGTTTGGCAACTTTGCCTGCGAGTTTACAGAAAAAGATGAATGTGGTGCAATAA
- a CDS encoding 4Fe-4S dicluster domain-containing protein, translating into MKKIVAKQEACMGCGLCEVYCTVAHSKTKDIIKAYNSERPKPISRVTREIQKPVSFAIQCRHCEDAPCVVACLTGAMTKDPKTGEVKHNKDKCMGCWTCIMVCPYGAIKMDKENKVVAKCDLCQGLKEPACVANCPNQALEFKEVRS; encoded by the coding sequence ATGAAAAAAATAGTAGCAAAACAAGAAGCCTGCATGGGCTGCGGACTCTGCGAAGTCTACTGCACCGTAGCACACTCAAAAACAAAAGACATAATCAAAGCCTACAACAGCGAACGCCCCAAACCCATAAGCAGAGTAACCCGAGAAATACAAAAACCCGTCTCTTTTGCCATCCAATGCCGCCACTGCGAAGACGCCCCCTGCGTAGTCGCCTGCCTAACAGGCGCCATGACCAAAGACCCCAAAACAGGCGAAGTCAAACACAACAAAGACAAATGCATGGGTTGCTGGACCTGCATCATGGTTTGCCCGTACGGCGCCATAAAGATGGACAAAGAAAACAAAGTCGTCGCTAAATGCGACCTCTGCCAAGGCCTCAAAGAACCCGCATGTGTAGCGAACTGTCCAAACCAAGCTTTAGAATTCAAAGAGGTTCGATCCTAA
- a CDS encoding phosphate uptake regulator PhoU: MAEKDLGYRRVQCTGRGSYIISLPKEWVEDIGLKRGSEIAFNIQPDNTLTLVPRKIAEKEGKSDTAKPKEYYINVDPKEAPEAALRMIRALYAIGADIIRIHFKNIKDAPKYKVETKNFVRDTFLGAEIIDETPEEITLQILIKHSEFGIEKAVRRMAIVALAANRDAIAYLTDRSPALFDSVLHARNDVNRLGLYIVRQLKYGIERNLYRELGFRTPKEFLLYRIAVNDIENIAENALNIVNSIGSLQKLIDDETLFLKDPIDEETYTQLSNYYMQAQQLYEDAVKAVFKRDYKDAEKLISKRESLFALENELIMLISSKKMDPNVTAILRLIFDSTRRIVDYSRNMAELTLNRTVEELCSTLTYK, encoded by the coding sequence ATGGCCGAAAAAGACCTCGGATACAGACGAGTCCAATGCACAGGCAGAGGCTCCTACATCATCTCCCTCCCAAAAGAATGGGTCGAAGACATAGGACTCAAACGCGGCAGCGAAATCGCCTTCAACATCCAACCCGACAACACCCTCACGCTGGTACCGCGCAAAATAGCAGAGAAAGAAGGCAAAAGCGACACAGCAAAACCCAAAGAATACTACATAAACGTCGACCCCAAAGAAGCCCCCGAAGCCGCATTACGCATGATACGTGCACTCTACGCCATAGGCGCCGACATCATCCGCATACACTTCAAAAACATAAAAGACGCCCCAAAATACAAAGTTGAAACAAAAAACTTTGTCCGCGACACCTTCTTAGGCGCAGAAATCATCGACGAAACCCCTGAAGAAATCACGCTGCAGATTCTTATAAAACACAGCGAATTCGGCATCGAAAAAGCAGTTCGCCGCATGGCCATCGTGGCGCTTGCAGCCAACCGAGACGCTATAGCTTACCTCACCGACCGCAGTCCCGCCCTATTTGACAGCGTTCTTCACGCACGCAATGATGTAAATCGACTCGGACTCTACATAGTTCGCCAACTCAAATACGGCATTGAGCGTAACCTATACCGTGAACTTGGTTTCAGAACGCCTAAAGAGTTCCTACTCTACCGCATAGCCGTTAACGACATAGAAAACATTGCCGAAAACGCCCTCAACATAGTCAACAGCATCGGGTCACTCCAGAAATTAATCGACGACGAAACGCTCTTCTTAAAAGACCCCATAGACGAAGAAACCTATACACAGTTATCTAACTATTACATGCAGGCGCAGCAGCTTTACGAAGACGCCGTTAAAGCAGTTTTCAAGCGGGACTACAAAGATGCTGAAAAGCTAATTTCGAAGCGTGAATCCCTTTTTGCGTTGGAAAACGAGCTAATTATGTTGATTTCAAGCAAAAAGATGGATCCTAATGTGACGGCGATTTTGCGGTTAATCTTTGACAGCACACGACGCATCGTGGATTACAGTCGTAACATGGCTGAATTGACCTTGAATCGTACGGTGGAGGAGTTGTGCTCGACATTGACGTACAAATGA
- a CDS encoding acyltransferase: MTERVKWKCVSRLEKTLMYMMTYDDIQKAERPHSISELTILKITALVLLIFVHSDLLFAYPAIMQPVEWFLLSVFFFVGGYLAYSSFQKRGRSLKQFFKSKILTLYVPFVAAVVFYLFLDTLMGAPTEPLAFVSQVSMMNVFAHLNSLYNWGTLWFIPFLLLFMAITCALERYVQSTKKQIFAISVLLLGTALLWAFNTPLRLDGLFNQYLLVFVFGFYISKFHLYEKLMNYKTALVALPIVAFFALDFSGVFNYTTPINALVAHIYFNTRSIALTMSLVLLALMALRRVKIPANGFAKQIADHSAFIYLSEPFISFVILTYVFGQGESFFASGPLFYLYQATRILVLLVVMPLGFLMLQYRPKIATPAVLHRVKVVYKNLLFRR, encoded by the coding sequence TTGACCGAAAGGGTTAAATGGAAATGTGTCTCTCGGCTGGAGAAAACACTGATGTATATGATGACTTACGACGATATACAGAAGGCTGAGCGGCCACATTCAATCTCAGAACTAACAATCCTAAAAATAACCGCCCTAGTTCTACTTATATTCGTCCACAGCGACCTCTTATTTGCTTACCCAGCCATCATGCAACCAGTAGAGTGGTTTTTGCTAAGTGTATTCTTCTTTGTAGGCGGGTACTTGGCTTACTCCTCATTTCAGAAAAGAGGCAGAAGCCTAAAACAATTCTTTAAATCAAAAATCCTAACACTGTATGTTCCCTTCGTTGCTGCAGTCGTATTTTATTTATTTTTAGATACCCTTATGGGTGCACCGACTGAGCCCTTGGCGTTCGTCTCTCAAGTGTCTATGATGAACGTGTTTGCACATTTAAATTCACTCTATAATTGGGGAACGCTGTGGTTTATCCCATTCTTGCTACTGTTCATGGCCATCACCTGCGCTTTGGAACGTTACGTTCAAAGCACAAAAAAACAAATCTTTGCAATCAGCGTGTTGCTCTTGGGGACAGCCCTTCTTTGGGCTTTTAACACCCCCCTGAGGTTGGATGGATTGTTTAACCAGTACCTTTTGGTCTTCGTTTTCGGCTTCTACATAAGCAAATTCCACCTCTACGAAAAACTCATGAACTACAAAACTGCACTCGTAGCATTACCCATAGTTGCTTTCTTTGCACTGGATTTCTCAGGGGTATTCAACTACACCACACCCATTAACGCCCTCGTAGCCCACATCTACTTCAACACCCGAAGCATCGCATTAACGATGAGTTTGGTCCTGCTAGCTCTGATGGCGCTAAGAAGAGTAAAGATACCCGCCAACGGATTCGCCAAACAAATAGCAGATCACAGCGCCTTCATCTACCTCTCAGAACCCTTCATCAGCTTCGTAATCCTAACCTACGTGTTCGGGCAAGGCGAATCCTTCTTTGCCAGCGGACCCCTATTCTACCTCTACCAAGCAACAAGAATCCTAGTGCTGTTGGTTGTGATGCCGCTTGGGTTTTTGATGTTGCAATATAGACCCAAGATTGCCACCCCAGCGGTTTTGCACAGGGTAAAGGTTGTTTATAAGAATCTTTTATTTAGGCGTTGA
- a CDS encoding alpha/beta hydrolase encodes MRKRYIALAGVIALGTVLSLFTFLYWNPLNGESKLLPEKTNYTLQSGVRYLNDSNPYHLMDVYLPDGDGPYPAMIYLHGGGWVEGNRSDLSSTAAFYAKRGIAGFTVDYTLATSNASAWPANIQDVLAAVHFIKENAQNFNIDPTRLAAMGSSAGAHLASLLGTLSGKEAFLTNSTVEKVQLVINYASVADLEFVGQNRTENNNLIYSLVSSLFGNISYEQNPNLWREASPATYISADDATFVFIHGVSDRIVPIEIAESFNIKLQNAGVETFFVKIQGDHDILTNDAWNLQARYTVEPVLKSVFHLN; translated from the coding sequence TTGAGGAAACGCTACATAGCACTTGCTGGAGTAATCGCTTTAGGCACCGTTTTGTCTCTGTTCACTTTTCTGTACTGGAACCCTCTAAACGGCGAATCCAAGTTACTGCCTGAAAAAACAAACTACACCCTACAAAGTGGAGTCCGATACCTAAACGACTCCAACCCATACCACTTAATGGACGTGTACCTGCCAGACGGCGACGGACCTTATCCCGCGATGATTTATCTTCACGGCGGCGGATGGGTGGAAGGTAACCGAAGCGACCTCAGCTCCACGGCAGCGTTTTATGCTAAAAGAGGAATCGCGGGCTTCACCGTTGACTACACGCTTGCAACATCGAACGCCTCTGCTTGGCCAGCTAACATCCAAGATGTATTAGCTGCAGTGCACTTTATCAAAGAAAACGCTCAAAACTTTAACATTGACCCCACAAGGCTGGCGGCTATGGGTAGCAGCGCAGGTGCACATTTAGCCTCACTTTTAGGAACACTCTCTGGAAAAGAAGCATTCCTCACAAATTCAACCGTGGAAAAAGTTCAATTGGTAATCAACTATGCAAGTGTAGCGGACTTGGAGTTTGTGGGGCAAAACAGGACTGAAAACAATAACTTAATCTACAGCCTAGTTAGCAGCTTGTTTGGCAACATCTCCTACGAACAGAACCCCAACCTGTGGCGGGAAGCATCCCCCGCAACCTACATCTCAGCCGATGACGCAACCTTTGTCTTCATCCACGGAGTCTCCGACCGCATCGTCCCCATTGAGATCGCTGAATCCTTCAACATAAAACTACAGAACGCGGGTGTTGAAACGTTTTTTGTGAAAATCCAAGGAGACCACGACATTTTGACAAATGACGCATGGAACCTGCAAGCGCGTTACACAGTTGAGCCCGTGCTAAAAAGCGTTTTTCACCTGAATTGA